In a single window of the Neospora caninum Liverpool complete genome, chromosome VIIa genome:
- a CDS encoding Chorismate synthase, related: MSSFGTALRVHTFGESHGSAVGCIIDGLPPRLPLCVEDIQPQLDRRRPGQGLLSTQRAEKDRAHILAGVEDGYTLGTPVAVLVWNEDRLPQDYNALAAIPRPGHGDFAYHAKYHIHAKSGGGRSSARETLARVAAGAVVEKLLAMEYGTSFTAWVCQVGDVSVPHTLRREWERQPPTRQDVDRLGVVRLSPDGTTYLDANGRLYDTRGDELLQEEDKTKRRLLFGADTPAPGESVIETRCPCPSTAVRMVVKINQIRALGDSIGGCVSGAVVRPPLGLGEPCFDKVEAELAKAMMSLPATKGFEIGQGFGSVSLRGSEHNDRFIPHAGVPSFSEPAPGELETGGPSPRLSRECGHRDGPCRGSGEEAEGGRERARSEPLNAADVDLPTQRWQQSVASASSPEAASTNQARKVGAGGAPPCPIPPGADVRIRCGSNNAGGTLGGITSGENIFFRVAFKPVSSIGLEQETADFTGEVRKLAVKGRHDPCVLPRAPPLVESMAALVIGDLCLRQRAREGPHPLLVLPPNGGHPAC, encoded by the exons ATGTCGTCTTTCGGAACTGCGTTGCGCGTACACACGTTTGGCGAGTCGCATGGCTCCGCCGTTGGGTGTATAATCGACGGACTGCCTCCTAGGCTTCCCCTCTGCGTCGAAGATATTCAGCCCCAGTTAGACCGCAGAAGACCCGGCCAAGGACTCCTGTCGACGCAGCGGGCAGAAAAAGACCGAGCACACATTCTCGCTGGTGTGGAGGACGGATATACACTCG GCACTCCGGTAGCCGTGCTCGTCTGGAATGAAGATCGCCTGCCGCAAGACTACAACGCGCTCGCGGCAATCCCGCGTCCGGGCCACGGGGATTTCGCCTACCATGCCAAGTACCACATTCATGCGAAAAGCGGGGGCGGCCGGAGCAGCGCACGAGAGACTCTGGCGCGAGTCGCCGCTGGAGCAGTGGTCGAGAAGTTGCTTGCGATGGAGTACGGCACCAGCTTCACGGCTTGGGTCTGCCAG GTTGGTGATGTCTCCGTGCCCCACACGCTCCGACGAGAgtgggagagacagccccCGACTCGCCAGGACGTAGATCGCCTTGGCGTCGTCCGGCTGAGTCCAGATGGAACCACGTATCTCGACGCCAACGGTCGGTTGTACGacacgcgaggagacgagctCCTACAGGAGGAGGACAAAACCAagcgtcgtctcctctttggcGCGGACACGCCGGCGCCAGGAGAATCGGTTATTGAGACGCGGTGCCCGTGCCCGTCCACGGCTGTTCGAATGGTTGTGAAGATCAACCAG ATTCGGGCACTGGGCGATTCGATTGGCGGGTGCGTCTCTGGTGCAGTCGTGCGGCCACCGCTTGGCCTCG gcgagcCGTGTTTCGACAAAGTCGAGGCGGAGCTGGCGAAGGCGATGATGTCGCTCCCTGCGACGAAAGGATTTGAG ATTGGACAGGGTTTTGGGAGTGTCTCGCTGCGCGGCAGCGAGCACAACGACCGCTTCATTCCCCACGCGGGAGTACCTTCTTTCTCGGAACCGGCCCCCGGCGAGCTCGAAACGGGCGGGCCCTCACCTAGACTTTCGAGGGAGTGTGGACATCGCGACGGACCGTGTCGTGGGAgtggcgaagaggcggaaggcgggCGGGAACGCGCACGGAGCGAACCCCTCAACGCTGCTGATGTAGACCTACCGACTCAGCGCTGGCAACAATCCGTTGCGTCGGCGTCCAGTCCAGAAGCCGCTTCCACAAATCAAGCACGCAAAGTTGGCGCTGGAGGCGCTCCACCGTGTCCCATTCCCCCCGGCGCGGACGTGCGGATCAGATGCGGAAGCAACAACGCTGGCGGAACGCTCGGAGGCATCACTTCAG GAGAGAACATCTTTTTTCGGGTAGCCTTCAAGCCTGTTTCGTCCATCGGCTTGGAACAAGAAACTGCTGATTTTACCGGTGAAGTGCGCAAACTAGCAGTGAAAG GCCGCCATGATCCCTGCGTCCTTCCGCGAGCGCCTCCTCTGGTCGAGAGCATGGCTGCTCTG GTGATTGGCGATCTTTGCCTCCGCCAGCGTGCCCGCGAAGGACCGCaccctcttctcgttctgcctCCTAACGGGGGACACCCAGCCTGCTGA
- a CDS encoding putative sugar transporter has translation MMRPTDSPTLSGSPSVEERRKSEHLDSDDERPSSSKQKTDSQLETDSSVPHSVASPPPPYIGRKTNSDSGDRDLSGWSLPSDVTAVGAATEAEGNGKEKRTVNESFNKRSCPSSPVDGESRDVHLTQRLIVSVCVAGIVFTLAGFESTAPRPTVQNVEPESGVSCSAIDSRSGCVIQNLFRVLFPVGLAVGCIFGGLLGDIWGRRSLFFVTDIFVVSGSILVASGHNYGLLLSGRVLVGVGIGAGCVAYGAYVAEISPAECRGALLALSQIFFILGCLSSYAVFLNMQEYAWRYVAGIVAAIAGGQFLLLLFFVPESPRWMIQKQRPAKALGALKALGEQESDAGAIIIQQEQRTPPQVTRQAHRYCHETGSLLVVAHGYQFLTALGCAFFAAVVGSSFVGQPHNISIAQTVVCDVRLVCIATGAAKGLGVFIALLLVDRPYCPIVLCYAFSFVSFRVVQIGFLWHNRLANYTVRSTGTEVLTPCSGPGAGTGFMPPVALIVVGLLLAVLGQNLGWSTLLLGVVAEKAEIAFLTIWLQMGAPRHG, from the exons ATGATGCGCCCAACAGACAGCCCTACCCTGTCGGGCTCACCGTCTgtggaggagaggcgaaagagcgagCACCTGGACTCTGATGACGAGCGGCCTTCTTCATCGAAGCAGAAGACCGACAGTCAACTGGAGACAGATAGCAGTGTCCCTCACTCTGtggcttctccgcctcctccctaTATCGGACGCAAGACGAACTCAGActcaggagacagagacctTTCAGGCTGGTCCCTCCCTAGTGACGTGACGGCTGTAGGGGCGGCCACGGAGGCGGAGGGCAATGGCAAGGAGAAACGAACTGTTAATGAAAGCTTCAATAAAAGAAGCTGCCCTTCATCTCCCGTTGACGGAGAATCCCGTGATGTTCATCTAACTCAGCGCCTTATCGTCAGTGTTTGTGTTGCCGGGATTGTGTTCACTCTTGCTGGCTTCGAGTCAACAGCACCGCGCCCGACAGTGCAGAATGTGGAACCGGAATCGGGTGTTTCCTGCTCTGCGATAGACAGCAGATCGGGGTGTGTTATACAGAATCTTTTTCGTGTGCTTTTTCCGGTTGGACTCGCG GTCGGCTGTATCTTTGGTGGTCTCCTCGGTGACATttggggaagaaggagcTTGTTTTTCGTCACAGATATTTTCGTAGTCAGCGGCTCGATACTCGTTGCCAGCGGACATAACTACGGG CTGCTGCTTTCTGGGCGAGTGTTGGTTGGCGTGGGCATTGGGGCGGGATGCGTCGCGTATGGAGCATACGTGGCGGAGATCTCACCGGCTGAATGTAGAGGCGCCCTTCTCGCATTGTCCCAGATCTTCTTCATCCTTG GATGTCTCTCGTCGTATGCGGTCTTCTTGAACATGCAAGAGTATGCTTGGCGGTACGTCGCAGGTATCGTCGCAGCAATTGCAGGAGGACAG tttcttcttcttctcttcttcgtcccggAGAGCCCTAGGTGGATGATTCAAAAGCAGAGACCGGCGAAGGCCTTGGGAGCGCTGAAAGCTCTGGGCGAGCAGGAGAGTGACGCCGGCGCCATTATCATACAGCAGGAACAAAGGACGCCTCCGCAAGTCACTCGACAAGCTCATAGATATTGCCATGAA ACCGGCTCACTGCTAGTCGTGGCCCATGGGTACCAGTTTCTGACTGCTCTGGGGTGCGCCTTCTTTGCGGCCGTCGTAGGATCCAGTTTCGTGGGTCAGCCTCACAACATCAGTATTGCTCAGACAGTCGTCTGCGATGTTCGCCTCGTTTGTATTGCGACAGGAGCAGCGAAG GGGCTAGGAGTCTTCAttgctctccttctcgtcgacAG ACCGTACTGTCCAATCGTGTTGTGTTAcgctttttccttcgtttcgttCCGCGTGGTTCAGATTGGTTTCTTGTGGCACAACCGGTTGGCGAATTACACCGTCCGTTCGACTGGAACAGAGGTCCTCACTCCTTGCTCGGGACCAGGAGCCGGAACGGGTTTCATGCCGCCTGTGGCCCTCATAGTTGTCGGCCTCCTCCTCGCGGTCCTTGGGCAGAATCTCGGGTGGTCGACGCTTCTCCTAGGGGTTGTTGCGGAG AAGGCCGAGATTGCTTTCTTGACAATTTGGCTCCAGATGGGTGCGCCCCGTCATGGCTAA